In one Aeromicrobium erythreum genomic region, the following are encoded:
- a CDS encoding neocarzinostatin apoprotein domain-containing protein, with protein MSTSLPRRLPLALGLAAAAVTLAAPTVAHAAGTISVTPSTGLSSSASGSVVTVTGSGYTANGTYKVGTCSTKSYGILGVPACSSGVETTADANGNISVSYTAKKVNSNAHYGIPVAGAGQPASFTCKGSAANDQCAVTITSHNGTSSTVEAQANITFQ; from the coding sequence ATGAGCACCTCCCTCCCCCGCCGCCTCCCCCTCGCCCTGGGTCTCGCCGCTGCGGCGGTGACCCTCGCCGCGCCGACCGTGGCGCACGCGGCCGGCACCATCTCCGTCACGCCGAGCACGGGCCTGTCGTCGAGCGCCAGCGGCTCCGTCGTCACCGTCACCGGCTCCGGCTACACCGCCAACGGGACCTACAAGGTCGGCACCTGCTCGACGAAGTCGTACGGGATCCTCGGCGTCCCCGCGTGCTCGTCCGGCGTGGAGACGACGGCCGACGCGAACGGCAACATCTCCGTCAGCTACACCGCGAAGAAGGTCAACTCCAACGCCCACTACGGCATCCCGGTGGCCGGCGCGGGACAGCCCGCGTCGTTCACCTGCAAGGGCAGCGCGGCCAACGACCAGTGCGCCGTGACGATCACCTCGCACAACGGCACGTCCTCGACCGTCGAGGCGCAGGCCAACATCACCTTCCAGTGA
- a CDS encoding histidine phosphatase family protein: MTRRVVLWRHGRTEWNVAGRVQGQTDTALDEVGVRQAAAAAARLASLRPVRILSSDLQRARHTAEELSRLTGVPVELDERLREMNFGEREGLTWKESWERFPDLMKAMLEDREERFPGAELHAEAGARLSAAVTEALETLEDEQTLVVVAHGAVLRVGVCTFLGFPEATWRTFAGLSNCSWIALEQISPEHDTRWRLTEWNAGTLPEPVMSDDG; this comes from the coding sequence GTGACCCGCCGGGTCGTCCTGTGGCGCCACGGGCGCACGGAGTGGAACGTCGCCGGTCGGGTGCAGGGCCAGACGGACACGGCGCTCGACGAGGTCGGAGTCCGGCAGGCCGCGGCTGCGGCTGCACGCCTCGCGTCGCTGCGGCCGGTGCGGATCCTCAGCTCGGACCTGCAGCGTGCTCGGCACACGGCCGAGGAGCTGTCGCGGCTGACTGGGGTGCCGGTGGAGCTCGACGAGCGGCTGCGCGAGATGAACTTCGGCGAGCGCGAGGGCCTGACGTGGAAGGAGTCGTGGGAGCGCTTCCCCGACCTGATGAAGGCCATGCTGGAGGACCGCGAGGAGCGGTTCCCGGGCGCGGAGCTGCACGCGGAGGCGGGCGCCCGCCTGTCGGCCGCCGTGACGGAGGCGCTGGAGACGCTCGAGGACGAGCAGACGCTGGTGGTCGTGGCGCACGGCGCCGTGCTGCGCGTGGGCGTGTGCACGTTCCTGGGGTTCCCGGAGGCCACCTGGCGCACGTTCGCGGGATTGTCGAACTGCTCGTGGATCGCGTTGGAGCAGATCTCGCCGGAGCATGACACCCGGTGGCGGCTCACCGAGTGGAACGCGGGCACGCTGCCCGAGCCGGTGATGTCGGACGACGGGTGA
- a CDS encoding FecCD family ABC transporter permease, producing the protein MRRGALLLGLVVVLACTAALSVVLGVRANEVSDVWDVLTGRGDEYLGRIVGARVPRTVVGAVVGAALATAGLLIQAVTRNPLAEPGLLGVSMGASAAIVTATAFLGLGTGTAMVWVAIPGALLAVAVVYALGRRAGGESVVPLILAGAVVSAVLGAYVQAMILTRPDAFDSYRFWVVGSLAGVRWETLAMVAPVMLVGLLLTVLVAPGLNTVQLGDAVATSLGVRVAWVRLGALAAATLLAAAATAAAGPIVFVGLAVPHVVRALVASDLRWQVPVALLLGATLLVGSDVLARVVARPTELMVGVVTAFLGAPFLLAAVRRTRVAA; encoded by the coding sequence ATGCGTCGAGGGGCTCTGCTCCTCGGCCTGGTCGTCGTCCTCGCGTGCACCGCGGCGCTCAGCGTCGTGCTCGGGGTGCGCGCCAACGAGGTGTCGGACGTCTGGGACGTGCTCACCGGTCGCGGCGACGAGTACCTGGGCCGGATCGTCGGGGCCCGGGTGCCGCGGACCGTGGTCGGCGCGGTGGTGGGAGCCGCGCTGGCCACGGCCGGGCTGCTGATCCAGGCGGTGACCCGCAACCCGCTCGCCGAGCCGGGACTGCTCGGCGTCAGCATGGGCGCGTCGGCCGCCATCGTGACCGCCACGGCGTTCCTCGGGCTCGGCACCGGCACGGCGATGGTGTGGGTCGCGATCCCGGGTGCCCTCCTCGCCGTGGCCGTCGTCTACGCCCTGGGGCGGCGTGCCGGCGGTGAGTCGGTCGTCCCGCTGATCCTCGCCGGCGCGGTCGTCAGCGCGGTGCTCGGCGCCTACGTGCAGGCGATGATCCTCACCCGGCCCGACGCGTTCGACTCCTACCGCTTCTGGGTGGTCGGGTCCCTCGCTGGGGTGCGGTGGGAGACGCTGGCCATGGTCGCCCCCGTCATGCTCGTCGGTCTGCTGCTGACGGTGCTGGTCGCGCCCGGCCTGAACACCGTGCAGCTCGGCGACGCCGTCGCGACCTCGCTCGGCGTGCGGGTCGCCTGGGTGCGGCTCGGGGCCCTCGCCGCGGCCACGCTGCTCGCGGCGGCGGCCACGGCGGCGGCCGGGCCGATCGTCTTCGTCGGCCTGGCGGTCCCGCACGTCGTGCGGGCGCTCGTCGCCTCCGACCTGCGGTGGCAGGTGCCCGTGGCCCTGCTGCTGGGGGCCACGCTGCTCGTGGGCTCCGACGTGCTGGCCAGGGTCGTGGCGCGACCCACCGAGCTCATGGTCGGTGTCGTCACCGCGTTCCTCGGCGCGCCGTTCCTGCTCGCGGCCGTGCGACGGACGAGGGTCGCCGCGTGA
- a CDS encoding iron-siderophore ABC transporter substrate-binding protein, with the protein MSSVRPVLTSVVGALCAALLLSACGGSSTAEDSASSDFETVRITHALGTAEITEKPERVVTLGQGSAETAIALGVTPVGIESYPWGADDTGYLPWIHEAVTERGDELPQQFTGGTELDIEAILELEPDLILAPWSGVTQEQYDLLSDIAPTVAYEKEPWVITWEDQIATIGRSLGEEKAAAGLVDDIEEQFASAADPRYEGRTFSFIYTNGPGTLGVFYPGEQRVTFVSALGLEPALSEKELKDWEEPGTDSALIGLENADMLDDSDLVFTFYADEKSRKETESQPLYAGIPAVEKGALVAPTDQSFVTASSIITPLTVPWALERYRPIIDRALARADA; encoded by the coding sequence ATGTCGTCCGTCCGTCCCGTGCTCACGAGCGTCGTGGGAGCGCTGTGCGCCGCCCTGCTGCTGTCCGCCTGCGGAGGGTCGTCCACGGCCGAGGACTCCGCCTCGAGCGACTTCGAGACCGTCCGGATCACGCACGCGCTGGGCACGGCCGAGATCACCGAGAAGCCGGAGCGGGTCGTCACCCTCGGCCAGGGGTCGGCCGAGACGGCCATCGCGCTCGGCGTCACCCCGGTCGGCATCGAGTCCTACCCCTGGGGTGCCGACGACACCGGCTACCTGCCGTGGATCCACGAGGCCGTCACCGAGCGCGGCGACGAGCTGCCGCAGCAGTTCACCGGAGGCACCGAGCTCGACATCGAGGCGATCCTCGAGCTCGAGCCCGACCTCATCCTGGCCCCGTGGTCGGGCGTGACGCAGGAGCAGTACGACCTGCTCAGCGACATCGCCCCCACCGTCGCCTACGAGAAGGAGCCGTGGGTCATCACCTGGGAGGACCAGATCGCGACGATCGGCCGCTCGCTGGGCGAGGAGAAGGCCGCCGCCGGACTCGTCGACGACATCGAGGAGCAGTTCGCCTCCGCCGCCGACCCGAGGTACGAGGGCCGCACGTTCTCCTTCATCTACACGAACGGACCGGGCACGCTCGGCGTGTTCTACCCCGGCGAGCAGCGGGTGACGTTCGTCTCGGCGCTCGGCCTCGAGCCCGCGCTGAGCGAGAAGGAGCTGAAGGACTGGGAGGAGCCGGGCACCGACTCCGCGCTCATCGGCCTCGAGAACGCCGACATGCTCGACGACTCCGACCTAGTCTTCACCTTCTACGCCGACGAGAAGAGCCGCAAGGAGACCGAGTCCCAGCCGCTGTACGCCGGGATCCCCGCGGTGGAGAAGGGTGCGCTCGTCGCGCCCACGGACCAGTCCTTCGTGACGGCGTCCTCGATCATCACGCCGCTGACCGTGCCCTGGGCGCTCGAGCGCTACCGGCCGATCATCGACCGAGCCCTGGCGCGGGCCGACGCGTGA
- a CDS encoding FecCD family ABC transporter permease, with protein MSATVRRVVVPVRRRTLTVCLGIVAVSVVLSLLTLSLGRLGLSVADLRDAVTGDLDARSRFVLERLRGPRLLVAVGVGVALGVAGALFQTVTRNPLGSPDVIGLAAGAGAGVAVTVVLGSTVPAPVGAVLGAGAAIGVVYLANGSGFASPARVIVTGIGVAAMCTAVTQYVVAVEMRDSAHALAAYTVGSLSARDLGHAATIAGGLLLLLPCVAALHHRLLVMDMGDELCDALGARASATRTWAIVLSVLLAAVAVSVSGPISFVALTAPHVARRLTGAVGPNLVASALVGVLIVLSADVVAQHVPAAEGLPVGVVTIGVGGAYLGYLLLVHWRNVTT; from the coding sequence GTGAGCGCGACCGTGCGGCGGGTGGTCGTGCCCGTGCGTCGCCGCACCCTGACCGTCTGCCTGGGCATCGTGGCGGTGAGCGTGGTGCTCTCGCTGCTGACGCTGTCGCTCGGCCGGCTGGGCCTGTCCGTGGCGGACCTGCGCGACGCCGTCACCGGCGACCTCGACGCGAGGTCGCGGTTCGTGCTCGAGCGGCTGCGGGGTCCGCGTCTGCTGGTCGCGGTCGGGGTGGGGGTCGCCCTCGGTGTCGCGGGCGCGCTGTTCCAGACGGTGACCCGCAACCCGCTGGGCAGCCCCGACGTCATCGGCCTCGCCGCCGGCGCGGGGGCGGGCGTGGCCGTGACGGTGGTGCTCGGCTCCACCGTGCCCGCCCCTGTCGGAGCGGTGCTGGGAGCCGGCGCGGCGATCGGCGTCGTGTACCTGGCGAACGGCTCGGGCTTCGCGTCGCCGGCGCGGGTCATCGTCACCGGCATCGGCGTGGCAGCCATGTGCACCGCGGTGACGCAGTACGTGGTGGCCGTCGAGATGCGCGACAGCGCGCACGCCCTGGCCGCCTACACGGTCGGTTCGCTGTCGGCCCGCGACCTCGGGCACGCCGCGACCATCGCGGGGGGCCTGCTCCTGCTGCTGCCGTGCGTCGCCGCCCTGCACCACCGGCTGCTCGTCATGGACATGGGCGACGAGCTCTGCGACGCGCTCGGTGCCCGCGCGTCGGCGACCCGGACCTGGGCCATCGTGCTGTCGGTGCTGCTGGCCGCCGTCGCCGTCTCGGTGTCCGGGCCCATCTCGTTCGTCGCGCTGACCGCGCCGCACGTCGCCCGACGCCTCACCGGCGCCGTGGGCCCCAACCTCGTGGCCTCGGCGCTCGTCGGCGTGCTGATCGTGCTCTCCGCCGACGTGGTCGCCCAGCACGTCCCCGCCGCGGAGGGACTGCCCGTCGGGGTCGTCACGATCGGGGTCGGCGGCGCCTACCTCGGCTACCTGCTGCTCGTCCACTGGAGGAACGTCACGACATGA
- a CDS encoding ABC transporter ATP-binding protein: MNESSLRADGITVGYGGAPVLRDLDFTVSRGHFTAVIGPNGCGKSTLVKTLARTLRPTAGQVVLDGVPLERHRSKHVARRIGLLPQEPVVPDGITVEELVARGRHPYHAPLRQWSEGDDEAIASALTATGVEALAGRRVADLSGGQRQRAWIAMVLAQQTEFVLLDEPTSFLDLAHQLDVLHLCQEIRAAGRTVVAVLHDLNQAARYADRVVLMRDGDVVAEGTAREVVTSAQVEEVFGVRCRLVEDPESATPLMIPLQDQRARP, from the coding sequence ATGAACGAGTCATCCCTGCGTGCCGACGGGATCACCGTGGGCTACGGCGGCGCCCCGGTGCTGCGCGACCTCGACTTCACGGTGAGCCGCGGCCACTTCACGGCCGTCATCGGGCCCAACGGCTGCGGCAAGTCGACGCTGGTCAAGACCCTCGCCCGGACGCTGCGGCCGACCGCGGGCCAGGTCGTGCTCGACGGCGTGCCCCTCGAGCGGCACCGCTCCAAGCACGTCGCCCGACGCATCGGCCTGCTGCCGCAGGAGCCCGTGGTGCCCGACGGCATCACCGTCGAGGAGCTGGTCGCGCGGGGCAGGCACCCGTACCACGCGCCGCTGCGGCAGTGGAGCGAGGGCGACGACGAGGCGATCGCCTCGGCACTGACGGCCACGGGCGTCGAGGCGCTGGCAGGTCGCCGGGTGGCGGACCTCTCAGGAGGGCAGCGCCAGCGCGCCTGGATCGCCATGGTCCTCGCGCAGCAGACCGAGTTCGTCCTGCTCGACGAGCCGACGTCGTTCCTCGACCTCGCGCACCAGCTCGACGTGCTGCACCTGTGCCAGGAGATCCGGGCCGCCGGACGCACCGTCGTGGCGGTGCTGCACGACCTGAACCAGGCGGCCCGCTACGCCGACCGCGTCGTGCTCATGCGCGACGGCGACGTCGTGGCCGAGGGGACGGCGCGCGAGGTCGTGACGAGCGCCCAGGTCGAGGAGGTCTTCGGGGTCCGATGCCGCCTGGTCGAGGACCCCGAGTCGGCTACTCCGCTGATGATCCCGCTGCAGGATCAGCGCGCCCGGCCTTGA
- the rsfS gene encoding ribosome silencing factor, producing MTATDRAVELTRVAAAAADEKLATEIIAFDVSEQLFITDVFLLCSAANQPQARAIKDAVEEKLLEQGAKPVRREGDREGRWILLDFTDVVVHVQHTEERAFYALERLWSDCPTIDLELA from the coding sequence ATGACCGCAACCGACCGTGCCGTCGAGCTGACCCGGGTGGCTGCCGCTGCCGCGGACGAGAAGCTGGCGACGGAGATCATCGCCTTCGACGTCTCCGAGCAGCTGTTCATCACCGACGTGTTCCTGCTGTGCAGCGCCGCGAACCAGCCGCAGGCCCGTGCCATCAAGGACGCGGTCGAGGAGAAGCTGCTGGAGCAGGGCGCGAAGCCGGTGCGCCGCGAGGGCGACCGCGAGGGTCGTTGGATCCTGCTCGACTTCACCGACGTCGTGGTGCACGTGCAGCACACCGAGGAGCGCGCGTTCTACGCCCTCGAGCGGCTGTGGAGCGACTGCCCGACGATCGACCTCGAGCTCGCGTGA
- a CDS encoding HtaA domain-containing protein, whose translation MAPVRLLPHVALTALLAGLLVALPTTAPAAAAGSSSTITSGSVVWGLKDSWRSYIGDGSEAGDGATVTAWKGTTPVAFRFPVESGSYDPETRTTTLDLAGSVHFRSWYGQVQPGKWALDTTYSDLTVTISPTVQEIRGTHTGYTRDDPGGELHHDVDVVLAQLDVTDVAPTTASGTTTWTDVPAVAGPGFSIYGQGTTLDPVSIEYAGDGGKPDLTERFDRPGVPALREDGRWMSVSTTSGLGSASRALEVSPRGDVVYVAEIAPEIGDTLVVRALDAQTMTPVGRPFEQPVAPEEVYTGRYLRTAIDPATDTLFYVTSRDGDPAVRTTVRSLTFDRGTGTFTSAVVGRLHDGRTDDEGNTQVPGVGSLAWNPVAQELAVLSDDPEATDLAGKVTLFRFSRAGDGWTRSAGTMTLPTTGEYAGAIEYAGPFTSGEMDTDPDLAALGDGSYVLATGTGYGYVDDEVRYLPALHLRPSGDTVAVTPVPGTRHTSTVFGTYYGYTSATPGPDGSVLLHGSGQSIEDYVRVDLVDGVATAREPFRGPDVYPDYGYSVFAASMVYDAGRDLLWATDNADTDGEAVQLVRRDGSTVGYRVPDYATYSFGRALLKVGPDGSLYVPLKKDGFGYARLAFGGITPTVDAQPQDVSVRLGADETARDVTFRAEVSGASSVQWQRRAVGASRFTDVEGAAGSSLTVAASPTTAGSTYRLTVVNDAGTVVSDEAQLTVTYPPRFAVQPRDVRTRPGTVANLDAEVLASPEVTSSTWQRRVDGFWTTVGTDDDDLVVGDTSLTVRETSADQTGSQFRLKVTSSLGTTYSRTATLTVEAPASQAGTVSGARLEWSGSQELQKAPPFGGSSYFSAGVSDGSEGTYQAEAGSVSVLQLDGEERIPASWATRAAHVDADPGTRQVVTLDDGRGRVEQDGSATIAWSGAWTVNFYGGLVPFTLSDPVLTVDDEGVGRLTADLSGYGSSQENPGEKTPIAPVEDVVVATYRDVEVDPDGFVVEPDYAGVEVDVPAGASAQLRTGDAWGSWPQPFVDFHARTGLTSYWYSSGGAADPDKPPAPITVGAFEVDGTEPVAEPPTILTQPSPMTATVGRQARFAVTASGEDLSYQWQRKVGSSWLAVADADGPTLTLDRVVTADRRATFRVRVANASGTVVSRAVRLDVAPARTAAHVSLSRASQTSRAPASRRALVRVRLTASNGTTPVGTVTVRLGSRKVATARTSGGRATVRLPAGLARRGYAVRATFTPRDPASFTTATSRPVGFRVR comes from the coding sequence ATGGCTCCCGTCCGCCTCCTCCCCCACGTCGCCCTGACGGCGCTCCTCGCCGGGCTGCTCGTCGCGCTGCCGACCACGGCCCCCGCGGCCGCGGCGGGGTCGTCCAGCACGATCACCTCCGGCTCCGTCGTCTGGGGCCTGAAGGACTCCTGGCGCTCCTACATCGGCGACGGGTCCGAGGCCGGGGACGGCGCGACCGTCACCGCGTGGAAGGGCACCACGCCCGTCGCCTTCCGGTTCCCGGTCGAGTCCGGCAGCTACGACCCCGAGACCCGCACCACCACGCTCGACCTCGCCGGGTCGGTCCACTTCCGCAGCTGGTACGGCCAGGTCCAGCCGGGCAAGTGGGCCCTCGACACGACGTACTCCGATCTCACCGTGACGATCAGTCCCACGGTCCAGGAGATCCGCGGCACCCACACCGGCTACACGCGCGACGACCCCGGGGGCGAGCTGCACCACGACGTCGACGTCGTCCTGGCCCAGCTCGACGTGACCGACGTCGCCCCGACCACCGCGTCCGGCACCACCACCTGGACCGACGTCCCCGCCGTCGCCGGCCCGGGCTTCTCCATCTACGGCCAGGGCACGACCCTCGACCCCGTCTCGATCGAGTACGCCGGCGACGGCGGCAAGCCCGACCTCACCGAGCGCTTCGACCGTCCCGGCGTTCCGGCGCTGCGCGAGGACGGCCGCTGGATGTCGGTGAGCACGACGTCCGGCCTCGGCTCCGCCAGCCGGGCCTTGGAGGTCTCCCCGCGCGGCGACGTCGTCTACGTCGCCGAGATCGCGCCCGAGATCGGCGACACGCTCGTCGTCCGTGCGCTCGACGCCCAGACGATGACGCCGGTGGGCCGGCCGTTCGAGCAGCCCGTCGCCCCGGAGGAGGTCTACACGGGTCGCTACCTGCGCACCGCGATCGACCCCGCCACCGACACGCTGTTCTACGTGACGAGCCGCGACGGCGACCCTGCCGTCCGGACGACCGTGCGGTCCCTCACGTTCGACCGCGGGACCGGCACGTTCACGTCCGCCGTCGTCGGCCGTCTGCACGACGGCCGCACGGACGACGAGGGGAACACCCAGGTCCCCGGCGTCGGCTCGCTGGCGTGGAACCCGGTGGCCCAGGAGCTCGCCGTCCTCTCCGACGACCCGGAGGCGACCGACCTGGCCGGCAAGGTCACCCTCTTCCGCTTCAGCCGTGCGGGCGACGGCTGGACCCGGTCCGCGGGCACGATGACGTTGCCCACGACCGGCGAGTACGCGGGCGCCATCGAGTACGCGGGACCGTTCACGAGCGGCGAGATGGACACCGACCCCGATCTCGCGGCGCTGGGCGACGGCTCCTACGTGCTGGCCACCGGGACCGGGTACGGGTACGTCGACGACGAGGTCCGCTACCTGCCGGCCCTGCACCTGCGCCCCTCCGGCGACACCGTCGCGGTCACGCCCGTCCCGGGGACGCGCCACACGAGCACGGTGTTCGGCACCTACTACGGCTACACGTCGGCCACGCCCGGCCCGGACGGCTCGGTGCTGCTGCACGGGTCGGGCCAGTCGATCGAGGACTACGTGCGCGTCGACCTCGTCGACGGCGTCGCCACGGCCCGCGAGCCCTTCCGCGGCCCCGACGTCTACCCGGACTACGGCTACTCGGTGTTCGCGGCATCGATGGTCTACGACGCCGGCCGCGACCTGCTCTGGGCGACGGACAACGCCGACACCGACGGCGAGGCCGTCCAGCTCGTGCGTCGCGACGGGTCGACCGTGGGCTACCGCGTGCCCGACTACGCGACCTACTCCTTCGGACGCGCCCTCCTCAAGGTGGGTCCCGACGGCTCGCTCTACGTTCCGCTCAAGAAGGACGGCTTCGGCTACGCACGGCTCGCGTTCGGCGGAATCACCCCGACGGTCGACGCGCAGCCGCAGGACGTGTCGGTCCGGCTCGGCGCCGACGAGACCGCGCGTGACGTCACCTTCCGCGCCGAGGTATCCGGCGCCTCGAGCGTGCAGTGGCAGCGACGAGCCGTCGGCGCCTCCCGCTTCACCGACGTCGAGGGCGCCGCGGGCTCCTCGCTGACGGTGGCGGCGTCACCCACCACCGCCGGGAGCACCTACCGCCTCACGGTCGTCAACGACGCCGGCACGGTCGTCTCCGACGAGGCGCAGCTGACCGTCACCTACCCGCCTCGGTTCGCCGTGCAGCCCCGGGACGTCCGCACCCGTCCGGGCACCGTCGCGAACCTCGATGCCGAGGTGCTCGCCTCCCCCGAGGTCACGTCGAGCACCTGGCAGCGTCGCGTGGACGGGTTCTGGACGACCGTGGGCACGGACGACGACGACCTCGTCGTCGGCGACACGTCCCTCACGGTCCGCGAGACCAGCGCCGACCAGACCGGGTCGCAGTTCCGGCTCAAGGTCACCAGCAGCCTGGGCACGACGTACTCCCGCACCGCGACGCTGACCGTCGAGGCGCCCGCGTCGCAGGCAGGCACGGTGAGCGGCGCGAGGCTCGAGTGGTCGGGCTCGCAGGAGCTGCAGAAGGCACCGCCGTTCGGCGGGTCGTCCTACTTCTCGGCCGGTGTCTCCGACGGCAGCGAGGGCACCTACCAGGCCGAGGCCGGCAGCGTGTCGGTGCTGCAGCTCGACGGCGAGGAGCGCATCCCTGCTTCCTGGGCCACGCGCGCGGCGCACGTCGACGCCGACCCCGGAACCCGTCAGGTCGTGACGCTGGACGACGGCCGGGGGCGCGTGGAGCAGGACGGGTCGGCGACGATCGCGTGGTCGGGCGCCTGGACCGTGAACTTCTACGGCGGGCTCGTGCCGTTCACCCTCAGCGACCCGGTGCTCACCGTCGACGACGAGGGCGTCGGCCGCCTCACCGCCGACCTCTCGGGCTACGGGTCCTCCCAGGAGAACCCCGGCGAGAAGACCCCGATCGCGCCCGTCGAGGACGTCGTCGTCGCCACCTACCGCGACGTCGAGGTCGACCCGGACGGCTTCGTGGTCGAGCCCGACTACGCGGGCGTCGAGGTGGACGTCCCCGCGGGTGCGAGTGCGCAGCTGCGGACGGGTGACGCGTGGGGCTCCTGGCCCCAGCCGTTCGTCGACTTCCACGCCCGCACCGGCCTGACGTCGTACTGGTACAGCTCGGGAGGCGCGGCCGACCCGGACAAGCCCCCCGCCCCGATCACCGTCGGCGCGTTCGAGGTCGACGGCACCGAGCCGGTCGCGGAGCCGCCGACGATCCTGACCCAGCCGAGCCCCATGACCGCCACGGTGGGCCGTCAAGCCCGGTTCGCGGTGACGGCATCGGGCGAGGACCTGTCGTACCAGTGGCAGCGCAAGGTCGGCTCGAGCTGGCTGGCCGTCGCAGACGCGGACGGACCGACGCTCACGCTCGACCGCGTGGTCACCGCCGACCGGCGTGCGACCTTCCGGGTACGGGTCGCCAACGCGAGCGGCACGGTCGTCTCCCGGGCCGTCCGGCTCGACGTGGCTCCGGCCCGGACGGCGGCGCATGTGTCGCTCTCGCGCGCGTCGCAGACGTCGAGAGCCCCCGCGTCGAGGCGGGCGCTGGTCCGCGTGCGGCTCACCGCGTCCAACGGGACGACACCCGTCGGCACCGTCACCGTCCGGCTCGGCAGCCGCAAGGTCGCGACCGCACGCACCAGCGGCGGCCGCGCCACGGTCCGCCTCCCGGCGGGCCTCGCCCGCCGCGGCTACGCCGTCCGTGCCACCTTCACCCCCCGCGACCCCGCCTCGTTCACGACGGCGACGAGCCGGCCGGTGGGGTTCCGCGTGCGCTGA
- the nadD gene encoding nicotinate-nucleotide adenylyltransferase, with the protein MAPEHAPIRRRRVGVMGGTFDPIHHGHLVAASEVQSWFDLDEVVFVPTGRPWQKADREVSPAEHRYLMTVIATAANPRFEVSRVDIDRDGLTYTIDTLRELAAAMPDADLYFITGADAMAAILTWRDHDELFELAHFVGCTRPGHEMDEQTLAGLPAERITLVEIPALAISSTDCRGRVASGEPVWYLVPDGVVQYIAKHRLYSASDSEDPS; encoded by the coding sequence GTGGCCCCCGAGCACGCACCGATCCGCCGACGTCGCGTCGGCGTCATGGGTGGCACGTTCGACCCCATCCACCACGGGCACCTCGTCGCCGCGAGCGAGGTGCAGTCGTGGTTCGACCTCGACGAGGTCGTCTTCGTCCCCACCGGGCGCCCGTGGCAGAAGGCCGACCGTGAGGTCTCGCCGGCCGAGCACCGCTACCTGATGACGGTGATCGCGACGGCGGCGAACCCGCGCTTCGAGGTGAGCCGGGTCGACATCGACCGCGACGGACTCACCTACACGATCGACACGCTGCGCGAGCTGGCCGCGGCCATGCCCGACGCCGACCTGTACTTCATCACCGGTGCCGACGCGATGGCCGCGATCCTGACGTGGCGCGACCACGACGAGCTGTTCGAGCTCGCCCACTTCGTCGGCTGTACGCGTCCCGGGCACGAGATGGACGAGCAGACGCTCGCCGGTCTGCCGGCCGAGCGGATCACGCTGGTCGAGATCCCGGCCCTCGCGATCTCCTCGACCGACTGCCGTGGACGCGTCGCGTCGGGTGAGCCGGTCTGGTACCTCGTCCCCGACGGCGTCGTGCAGTACATCGCGAAGCACCGTCTCTACTCCGCCTCCGACTCCGAGGACCCCTCATGA